TATGATTGATACAATCTAATAATATCTCGACCAAGCCTGTTAATACTAGGCCAAATCAACCTCTTTACTTTGTAGAAATTCGAAACTAATATTAGTTTCTTGTGATCATTATTTCATTTAGATATTTATTATCATTGTTTATCTTTGATGGAATGTTGTGTCGCTATTGGTTCTACTGAGTGAGCATATTTTTCTGCAGTGTCCAAAATAGTAATTTGATTTTTCTTAAGGCTTACACTCTGACTATTACTAGTGCCCCATTGTTCCCAGTGAACATACCATAAAAGCATGATATTTCTGAGTATTGTATAATGTATAAATAAGAAAGTACTCGCATGCGGAATACAGAAATGAAATGCATCAATTTTTCCACATATCATTACTTATGTGAAATGTCCATCTTGCATGTTGGAACAAGCAACAACCTTATGCCTTGCATATTACTGATTGCCTGGCTTTCCGATTGCAGAAATTGAGGAACACAGCAATAACACGTTCAAATTCAGCCTGTCTTCCAATGGGGGATCGTCTTGATTTCAAGTACAACAGTGTCAATGAGGGCGACGAGCGCAAGGGAGGCCATGGCATTCCCAAGGTTTCCATGGTTCCCCTCATCTTCCTCATATTCTATGAGGTTTCTGGGGGGCCCTTTGGGATTGAGGATAGTGTCAAGGCTGCTGGACCACTGCTAGCAATTGTGGGCTTTCTTGTGTTTGCGCTTATATGGAGCATTCCAGAAGCTCTAATCACTGCAGAGATGGGCACCATGTTCCCAGAGAATGGTGGTTATGTTGTCTGGGTCTCTTCTGCTCTTGGCCCCTTCTGGGGTTTTCAGCAAGGCTGGGCGAAGTGGCTCAGTGGTGTCATAGACAATGCTCTATATCCAGTCCTCTTTCTTGACTATGTCAAGTCCAGTGTTCCAGCTCTTGGAGGTGGGCTCCCAAGGACCTTGGCGGTGCTTATCCTCACAGTTGCACTTACATACATGAACTACAGAGGTCTGACCATAGTTGGCTGGGTGGCAGTCTTTCTTGGGGTGTTCTCTCTCCTTCCATTCTTTGTGATGGGAGTGATAGCTATTCCCCGGATTGAACCTTCAAGGTGGCTTGAAATGGACTTGGGGAGTGTGAATTGGGGATTGTATCTGAACACACTGTTTTGGAACCTCAACTACTGGGATTCGATCAGTACGTTGGCTGGAGAAGTCGAGAATCCAAAGAGAACCCTCCCAAGAGCTCTTTCTTATGCTCTAGTTCTAGTGGTGGGGGGATACCTCTACCCTTTGATCACTTGCACAGCAGCAATTCCAGTTGTTCGGGAGCAGTGGTCAGATGGGTACTTTTCAGACATT
The Panicum hallii strain FIL2 chromosome 6, PHallii_v3.1, whole genome shotgun sequence genome window above contains:
- the LOC112897063 gene encoding probable polyamine transporter At1g31830, which translates into the protein MKLRNTAITRSNSACLPMGDRLDFKYNSVNEGDERKGGHGIPKVSMVPLIFLIFYEVSGGPFGIEDSVKAAGPLLAIVGFLVFALIWSIPEALITAEMGTMFPENGGYVVWVSSALGPFWGFQQGWAKWLSGVIDNALYPVLFLDYVKSSVPALGGGLPRTLAVLILTVALTYMNYRGLTIVGWVAVFLGVFSLLPFFVMGVIAIPRIEPSRWLEMDLGSVNWGLYLNTLFWNLNYWDSISTLAGEVENPKRTLPRALSYALVLVVGGYLYPLITCTAAIPVVREQWSDGYFSDIARILGGIWLHSWIQGAAALSNMGNFLTEMSSDSYQLLGMAERGMLPEFFARRSRYGTPLIGILFSAFGVILLSWMSFQEIIAAENYLYCFGMILEFIAFIKLRMTHPNASRPYKIPLGTIGAVLMIIPPALLIVVVMALASFKVMAVSIMAMIVGFVLQPCLVYVEKKRWLRFSISADLPDLPDSQEAAEDDTVPLVF